The proteins below are encoded in one region of Rhododendron vialii isolate Sample 1 chromosome 7a, ASM3025357v1:
- the LOC131334471 gene encoding thaumatin-like protein 1b: protein MSVSSMAQISLLISLLTLTIPNLFISGVIASATFTMVNKCEYTVWPGILSNAGVAPLPTTGFVLREGESKAVDAPSSWGGRFWGRTICSEDSDGKFSCVTGDCGSGKIECAGANAAPPATLAEFTLDGDGGMDFFDVSLVDGYNLPMLVVPQGGTGVNCTTTGCEVDLNDECPSELKVTSTTDGASVACKSACGAFGQDQYCCSGAYSTPDTCKPSSYSELFKNACPNAYSYAYDDKTSTFTCAGADYHITFCPSPNTSKKSSEGQVPLASKSPIADSTMVYEGAAALEASGASPPSTCWSQAIAYVVAAMIAATWWWF, encoded by the exons ATGTCTGTATCCTCAATGGCTCAAATTAGCTTATTAATTTCTCTACTAACACTTACAATCCCCAATCTCTTCATTTCAG GAGTAATTGCTTCAGCAACATTTACAATGGTGAACAAGTGCGAGTACACCGTTTGGCCGGGCATTTTATCAAACGCTGGTGTTGCGCCGCTACCGACTACCGGTTTCGTCCTCCGAGAGGGCGAGTCTAAGGCCGTCGACGCTCCGTCGTCCTGGGGCGGCCGGTTTTGGGGCCGTACCATTTGCAGTGAGGATTCGGATGGGAAATTCAGCTGCGTCACGGGCGATTGCGGCTCGGGGAAGATAGAGTGCGCCGGGGCGAACGCTGCGCCGCCGGCCACCCTGGCGGAGTTCACGCTCGACGGAGACGGTGGGATGGACTTCTTCGACGTTAGCTTG GTGGATGGGTACAACCTTCCGATGCTAGTCGTGCCCCAAGGCGGCACCGGAGTCAACTGTACAACCACGGGATGCGAGGTGGACTTAAACGACGAGTGCCCGTCGGAGCTGAAGGTGACGAGCACCACCGATGGAGCGAGCGTAGCGTGTAAGAGCGCGTGTGGGGCGTTCGGACAAGACCAGTATTGTTGCAGCGGCGCGTATAGTACGCCTGACACCTGCAAGCCCTCGTCGTACTCGGAGTTGTTCAAGAATGCCTGCCCAAACGCTTATAGTTATGCTTATGATGATAAGACCAGCACCTTCACTTGTGCTGGTGCCGACTATCATATCACGTTCTGCCCTTCGCCTAATACAAG CAAAAAATCATCGGAGGGACAAGTCCCGCTGGCTTCAAAATCACCGATAGCCGACAGCACGATGGTGTATGAGGGTGCAGCAGCATTGGAAGCGAGTGGTGCATCACCACCATCCACGTGTTGGTCTCAAGCGATCGCCTATGTTGTTGCTGCAATGATAGCGGCGACATGGTGGTGGTTTTAA
- the LOC131334467 gene encoding endoplasmin homolog, whose protein sequence is MMRKWTIPSVLFLVCLLFLLPDQGRKLHANAEGDSDDLVNPPKVEDKIGAVPNGLSTDSEVAKREAESISKKSLRSNAEKFEFQAEVSRLMDIIINSLYSNKDIFLRELISNASDALDKIRFLSLTDKEILGEGDDAKLEIQIKLDKANKVLSIRDRGIGMTKEDLIKNLGTIAKSGTSAFVEKMQASGDFNLIGQFGVGFYSVYLVADYVEVISKNNDDIQYVWESKADGAFAVSEDTWNEPLGRGTEIRLHLREEAGEYLEESKLKELVKRYSEFINFPINLWASKEVDVEVPTDEDESSDEEETTETSEEEKEDEEKEEDEEGEKKPKTKKVKETTYEWELLNDVKAIWLRNPKEVTDEEYTKFYHSLAKDFGDEKPMGWSHFNAEGDVEFKAVIFVPPKAPHDLYESYYNANKSNLKLYVRRVFISDEFDELLPKYLNFLKGLVDSDTLPLNVSREMLQQHSSLKTIKKKLIRKALDMIRKIAEEDPEESNDKKDVEELSEEDEKKGQYTKFWNEFGKSIKLGIIEDAANRNRLAKLLRFESTRSGGKLTSLDQYISRMKSGQKDIFYITGTSKEQLEKSPFLERLTKKNYEVIFFTDPVDEYLMQYLMDYEDRKFQNVSKEGLKLGKDSKDKELKESFKDLTKWWKTTLASENVDDVKISNRLADTPCVVVTSKFGWSANMERIMQSQTLSDANKQAYMKGKRVLEINPRHPIIKELRERVVKDAEDSSVKQTAQLIYQTALMESGFTLNDPKDFASRIYDSVKSSLSISPDAAVEEEDYSEEVEIESEKKDETSSSKPEADEDTEEPSDFKDEL, encoded by the exons ATGATGAGGAAGTGGACGATCCCTTCCGTGCTGTTCCTCGTGTGCCTCCTCTTTCTGCTTCCGGATCAAG GTAGGAAGTTGCATGCAAATGCAGAAGGTGATTCAGATGACCTGGTGAATCCACCAAAGGTTGAGGACAAGATTGGTGCTGTTCCAAATGGTTTATCCACTGATTCTGAAGTCGCCAAGAG GGAAGCTGAGTCAATCTCAAAGAAATCCCTCCGTAGTAATGCAGAGAAGTTTGAGTTCCAGGCTGAGGTGTCTCGGCTTATGGACATCATTATCAACTCACTTTACAGCAATAAAGATATATTCTTGAGGGAGTTAATCTCCAATGCCTCTGAt GCGCTGGATAAGATTAGGTTCCTGTCACTCACAGATAAGGAGATTTTGGGTGAAGGTGATGATGCTAAGCTCGAAATTCAG ATTAAATTAGACAAAGCAAACAAGGTTCTATCCATTCGTGATAGAGGTATAGGTATGACTAAGGAGGATTTGATCAAGAACTTGGGTACCATAGCTAAGTCTGGAACTTCAG CTTTCGTTGAGAAAATGCAGGCAAGTGGAGACTTTAATCTCATTGGCCAGTTTGGTGTTGGATTCTACTCAGTCTATCTTGTTGCTGACTATGTTGAAgtcattagcaaaaataacGATGATATACA GTATGTTTGGGAATCAAAGGCTGATGGCGCATTTGCAGTTTCTGAGGATACATGGAATGAACCACTTGGGCGTGGAACTGAAATCAGATTGCATCTTAGAGAGGAAGCTGGGGAATATTTGGAGGAGAGCAAACTGAAG GAATTGGTGAAGAGATACTCTGAGTTCATCAACTTTCCTATAAACCTCTGGGCAAGCAAAGAGGTTGATGTGGAGGTTCCTACAGATGAAGATGAGTCAAGTGATGAAGAGGAAACAA CTGAAACCTctgaggaagaaaaagaagatgaagagaaagaggaagatgaagaagGGGAGAAAAAACCAAAGACAAAGAAAGTGAAGGAAACAACTTATGAGTGGGAGCTTTTGAATGACGTGAAAGCTATATGGTTACGAAATCCAAAGGAGGTGACAGATGAAGAGTACACGAAATTCTACCATTCTTTAGCAAAG GACTTCGGCGATGAGAAACCCATGGGATGGAGTCACTTTAATGCTGAAGGTGATGTCGAGTTTAAGGCTGTAATATTTGTGCCTCCTAAGGCTCCTCATGATTTATACGAAAGCTACTATAACGCgaacaaatcaaatttgaagTTGTATGTCAGACGTGTGTTCATCTCAGATGAATTTGATGAGCTTTTACCCAAGTACCTAAACTTCTTGAAG GGTCTTGTTGATTCTGACACCTTACCACTAAATGTATCTCGAGAAATGCTTCAACAACATAGCAGCTTGAAAACAATCAAGAAGAAACTCATTCGAAAGGCCCTTGATATGATTCGCAAGATTGCTGAGGAGGACCCTGAGGAATCCAATGACAAGAAAG ATGTTGAAGAATTGAGTGAAGAAGATGAGAAGAAAGGTCAATATACAAAGTTCTGGAATGAGTTTGGAAAATCCATTAAACTTGGCATAATTGAGGATGCAGCCAACAGAAACCGCTTGGCGAAACTTCTCAGATTCGAGAG CACGAGGTCTGGAGGCAAATTAACTTCCCTAGATCAGTACATCTCAAGGATGAAATCAGGGCAGAAGGACATATTCTACATTACAGGAACCAGCAAGGAGCAGTTGGAGAAGTCTCCATTCCTTGAGAGGCTTACCAAGAAAAATTATGAG GTTATTTTCTTCACGGATCCTGTGGACGAGTACCTGATGCAATACTTGATGGATTACGAAGACAGGAAATTCCAGAACGTGTCGAAGGAGGGCCTGAAACTTGGCAAGGACTCAAAAGACAAGGAATTGAAGGAGTCATTCAAGGACTTGACCAAATGGTGGAAGACTACCCTTGCCAGTGAGAATGTGGATGATGTGAAGATAAGCAACCGTTTGGCTGACACCCCTTGTGTAGTTGTGACGTCAAAGTTTGGCTGGAGTGCTAATATGGAAAGGATCATGCAATCGCAAACTTTATCAGATGCCAACAAGCAAGCATACATGAAAGGCAAGAGGGTGCTTGAAATCAATCCAAGGCATCCAATTATCAAGGAGCTCCGGGAAAGAGTAGTAAAGGATGCTGAG GACTCGAGCGTGAAGCAAACAGCGCAACTCATCTACCAAACAGCGCTGATGGAAAGTGGCTTCACCCTAAATGATCCCAAGGACTTTGCCTCCCGTATCTATGACTCGGTTAAGAGTAGCCTAAGCATAAGCCCTGACGCAGCAGTTGAGGAGGAAGATTATTCAGAAGAAGTCGAGATTGAGTCAGAGAAGAAGGACGAAACATCTAGTTCCAAGCCTGAAGCTGATGAAGACACAGAAGAACCCTCTGATTTCAAGGATGAGCTGTAG